CACCATAACCATTATTGTCAGCGTCTCCGGCAAATCCGCTGCAATATCCTATACAACTGTTATAATAATTGCCCACGGCGGATAAATCATAATCATTATCTATCGGGTTCCCGCCATAAAGCCAATATTGTTTTCCAGTTGATGGCGTTGGTTTTGGTGAATCAGGGGAACCCCACCACCCATTGGCATAAGTTCCATTGTTATTAGGAACTATAGCAAACCTCCATCCCCCCAACTGTGCCCCACTATTCTCGCCGAACATCCAGGCGGCAGGCAATGTATCCATGGGATTACCGCCATTGTAGATATATATCTTGCCGCCGCCTACGCTTTCGGGATTCCACGGCGCGCCCACCGCTATTTCATCATAACCATCCCCGTTCATATCTCCGCCGCTGGCTACTTCCAACCCGAAATTCTCGCTGTATTTGCTCCGCAAGCGGATATCATGAACAGTATGTATGCCTAATGTATCGCCGTAATAAATGTAAACCCCGCCACCCCAATAGGCGCCTACAATCAAATCATCAATTCCGTCGCCGTTCACATCCCCGCTGGCTATTGTAAGGCCAAATTCACTTCCCCAGGCGGAAGGCGGGCCATGTATGGCCGTGTCGGGGATCAAATCAAATAAACTATTGCCGTAATATATATCAACCCGGCCCAGGGTGTCCCAGCCAATAGGATCGGTTATGGCCAGATCCGTTATGCCGTCTCCGTTAAAATCACCCGAACACATTGCCGGTGGACTTGCACTTCTGAGGGAGTCGTTTATTATTATCTCCGGAATAGTATCCAAAGGGTTGTTTTCATAATAATATTTTTTCCAGCTTCTCGCTTGCGACACATTCCCTTTTGTTGTATATGTAACAATTTCAACAAACCCGTCATTATTAAAATCCCCTGCCGCCACTGAATAGCCCCACATTCCCCAGGGAAAGGTATCCGGCTTGGGGCAATGCCAGACCACATCCAGGTTATAAGTGGTTTGTGCATGGCTTAAGCCACAAGCTATTAATAAAAGCAATATGATTAACAATAGTTTATTCATGGCTTACGCCCTCCTGGTACTCGCATCCAGGTTTCCCCGCCGTCTTGGCTCTGCAATAATAGCCCGTTAAGGCCATATATGTATCCGGTAAACGGATTATCGAACTTGACTGAGGTAAATTCTAACCTGTCTGCAAAAGACCCGTCGGCAATTAGTTTCCATCGGGGCTTTTCTGCACTGCCGCAATTTGTCTTCAGCAGTATATTCCTGCCGGTATTATGGTCTGTTCCCACCGCCCAAACATACTCATGTCTTTTTTTCAAAACAAATACGCTGTTTAGCTTGA
This sequence is a window from Candidatus Edwardsbacteria bacterium. Protein-coding genes within it:
- a CDS encoding FG-GAP repeat protein, producing MNKLLLIILLLLIACGLSHAQTTYNLDVVWHCPKPDTFPWGMWGYSVAAGDFNNDGFVEIVTYTTKGNVSQARSWKKYYYENNPLDTIPEIIINDSLRSASPPAMCSGDFNGDGITDLAITDPIGWDTLGRVDIYYGNSLFDLIPDTAIHGPPSAWGSEFGLTIASGDVNGDGIDDLIVGAYWGGGVYIYYGDTLGIHTVHDIRLRSKYSENFGLEVASGGDMNGDGYDEIAVGAPWNPESVGGGKIYIYNGGNPMDTLPAAWMFGENSGAQLGGWRFAIVPNNNGTYANGWWGSPDSPKPTPSTGKQYWLYGGNPIDNDYDLSAVGNYYNSCIGYCSGFAGDADNNGYGDYIGGTPYEGNYRGVTYLWLGSSNIKNYCYGSIAGLDSGLINGRSMNLGGTVFPVGDIDKCGSDEFAVANYFGDTLNAIWICKYTGPSGVEQIPDDRLQITGVKLGQNYPNPFKQSTVISYQATGGGPVKLAVYNIAGQLVKTLINDPSPNALGEGRVGAVPKSGSVTWDGRDNNGKAVTNGVYIYRLESGDFKATKKLVLIK